The following proteins are encoded in a genomic region of Nocardioides renjunii:
- a CDS encoding CNNM domain-containing protein translates to MNSDLFGVALAVVLLALNAFFVGAEFALLAARRSQIEPRAQEGSRAARTTLRAMENVSLVMAGAQLGITVCSLGLGAIGEPAVAHLLEPVFHLARVPDDFLHPVSFVVAMSIVVYLHVVLGEMVPKNIALAGADRAAMVLSPPMMVVVTVLRPVIAGMNLVANATLRLLRIEPKDEVHSSFTREEVAALVEESRGEGLIEAEEYDRLAGALGFTEKSVLSIVMAPDTLATVAPGSTVADVEAVCAATGFSRFPVAASDGTLLGYLHIKDALESDDDKRSRVIEDKWIRPFATVAPDDLLHDALESLQVKGAHMARVVQRDGQVVGLVTLEDVLEELVGEIRDAAHHDVSGVDA, encoded by the coding sequence GTGAACAGTGACCTCTTCGGCGTCGCCCTCGCGGTCGTGCTGCTGGCCCTCAACGCGTTCTTCGTCGGCGCCGAGTTCGCCCTGCTCGCCGCCCGGCGCAGCCAGATCGAGCCGCGCGCGCAGGAGGGCTCCCGGGCCGCGCGCACGACGCTGCGGGCGATGGAGAACGTCTCGCTCGTGATGGCGGGCGCCCAGCTCGGCATCACCGTGTGCTCGCTCGGCCTCGGCGCCATCGGCGAGCCGGCCGTCGCCCACCTCCTCGAGCCGGTCTTCCACCTGGCCCGGGTCCCCGACGACTTCCTCCACCCCGTCTCCTTCGTGGTGGCGATGTCGATCGTGGTCTACCTCCACGTCGTCCTCGGCGAGATGGTGCCCAAGAACATCGCCCTCGCCGGCGCCGACCGCGCGGCCATGGTGCTGAGCCCGCCGATGATGGTGGTCGTCACCGTCCTGCGCCCGGTGATCGCCGGCATGAACCTCGTCGCCAACGCCACGCTGCGGCTGCTCCGCATCGAGCCCAAGGACGAGGTGCACTCCAGCTTCACGCGCGAGGAGGTGGCCGCGCTGGTGGAGGAGTCGCGGGGGGAGGGGCTGATCGAGGCCGAGGAGTACGACCGGCTCGCCGGTGCCCTCGGCTTCACCGAGAAGTCCGTCCTGTCGATCGTCATGGCGCCCGACACCCTGGCCACCGTCGCCCCTGGGTCGACGGTGGCCGACGTCGAGGCCGTCTGTGCCGCCACGGGCTTCAGCCGGTTCCCGGTCGCCGCCTCGGACGGCACGCTGCTGGGCTACCTCCACATCAAGGACGCCCTCGAGTCCGACGACGACAAGCGCTCGCGGGTCATCGAGGACAAGTGGATCCGCCCGTTCGCCACCGTCGCCCCCGACGACCTGCTCCACGACGCGCTGGAGAGCCTGCAGGTCAAGGGCGCCCACATGGCGCGCGTCGTGCAGCGCGACGGCCAGGTCGTCGGACTGGTGACGCTGGAGGACGTGCTCGAGGAGCTGGTCGGCGAGATCCGCGACGCGGCACACCACGACGTGTCGGGCGTGGACGCCTGA
- a CDS encoding CDP-alcohol phosphatidyltransferase family protein, with protein MSEGAARVWTVPNIISVVRLAGVPLFLWLVLGPEADAIALVVLMVAGFTDFLDGWLARRLDQYSQLGEILDPVADRLYILAVVVGLYLRDIIPWWVALALPLRDLFLWGLVPILRTRGFSALPVHFLGKAATFNLLYAFPLLLLGEGDGIVATLARTFGWAFAWWGIGLYWWAGLLYAWQVRTLLRETPRRRTPVSDHG; from the coding sequence GTGTCCGAGGGAGCAGCCCGTGTCTGGACCGTGCCCAACATCATCAGTGTGGTGCGGCTGGCAGGCGTGCCCTTGTTCCTCTGGCTGGTCCTCGGCCCGGAGGCGGACGCCATCGCCCTCGTGGTGCTCATGGTCGCCGGCTTCACCGACTTCCTCGACGGCTGGCTGGCCCGCAGGCTCGACCAGTACTCCCAGCTCGGCGAGATCCTCGACCCGGTGGCCGACCGGCTCTACATCCTCGCCGTCGTGGTGGGGCTCTACCTGCGCGACATCATCCCGTGGTGGGTCGCGCTCGCCCTGCCCCTGCGCGACCTCTTCCTCTGGGGGCTGGTGCCGATCCTGCGCACCCGCGGCTTCTCGGCGCTGCCGGTCCACTTCCTCGGCAAGGCCGCGACCTTCAACCTCCTCTACGCCTTCCCGCTGCTGCTGCTCGGCGAGGGCGACGGCATCGTCGCCACCCTGGCCCGCACCTTCGGCTGGGCCTTCGCCTGGTGGGGGATCGGCCTCTACTGGTGGGCCGGTCTGCTCTACGCCTGGCAGGTCCGCACGCTGCTGCGCGAGACCCCGCGCCGTCGTACGCCGGTGTCGGACCATGGCTGA
- a CDS encoding sulfatase family protein: MRAWAQSVTAALLVVLVATLATVTANGDSADPGSVRMAQGTQSPGSAPGADGRRPNLVFVMTDDMRDDDLDHMPLTRRLLVEQGMEFTDAISPHPLCCPARAQLATGQYAQNNGVQHNKGVHGGFEALDPTEEASSWFRDGGYSTGFVGKFLNGYGPDDVRPAGWSRWDALTRGVYDYVNFSMTGDGDPRHYTGSYVTSVIEERTNQDIRDFARAGDPFVVYAWHLAPHYRITPEGGRGLPPAAPGDEDVLLDEPPASFDDPAFNEADVSDQPSYLRHLSPASRDDVRAENTARLQSLQAVDRAVGSMVATLEAQGVLDDTYIVFTSDNGYSLGEHRFTGKDVLTEEAMQVPLVVRGPGIAPGSTSDLPVTLVDLPVTFAGLTGVAPQWQVDGTSLVPTLLGAEQSFRDTTLIQTGRKLETGWSHRGVRTERYLYGTDGRDAFLYDRLVDPDEMVNVVDDPRYAEVLAALELRRTLLVGCAGWTCNQVFGPLPEPAS; the protein is encoded by the coding sequence ATGCGAGCGTGGGCACAGTCGGTCACGGCTGCACTCCTGGTGGTGCTCGTGGCCACCCTCGCGACGGTCACCGCCAACGGTGACTCGGCCGATCCCGGCTCGGTCCGGATGGCCCAGGGCACCCAGTCGCCCGGCAGCGCGCCGGGCGCCGACGGGCGCCGTCCCAACCTCGTCTTCGTCATGACCGACGACATGCGCGACGACGACCTCGACCACATGCCCCTCACCCGCCGGCTCCTCGTGGAGCAGGGCATGGAGTTCACCGACGCGATCTCCCCCCACCCGCTGTGCTGCCCGGCGCGCGCCCAGCTGGCGACGGGGCAGTACGCGCAGAACAACGGCGTCCAGCACAACAAGGGCGTCCACGGCGGCTTCGAGGCGCTCGACCCGACCGAGGAGGCGAGCAGCTGGTTCCGCGACGGGGGCTACAGCACCGGGTTCGTCGGCAAGTTCCTCAACGGCTACGGACCCGACGACGTACGACCGGCCGGCTGGTCGCGGTGGGACGCGCTGACCCGGGGCGTCTACGACTACGTGAACTTCTCGATGACCGGCGACGGGGACCCGCGCCACTACACCGGCAGCTACGTGACGTCGGTGATCGAGGAGCGCACCAACCAGGACATCCGCGACTTCGCCCGCGCCGGTGACCCGTTCGTGGTCTACGCCTGGCACCTCGCGCCCCACTACCGGATCACGCCGGAGGGCGGCCGCGGACTGCCCCCGGCAGCGCCCGGCGACGAGGACGTGCTCCTCGACGAGCCCCCGGCGTCCTTCGACGACCCCGCCTTCAACGAGGCGGACGTCTCCGACCAACCGTCCTACCTCCGCCACCTCTCCCCCGCCTCGCGTGACGACGTGCGGGCCGAGAACACCGCCCGGCTCCAGTCGCTGCAGGCAGTCGACCGCGCGGTCGGCTCGATGGTGGCCACCCTCGAGGCGCAGGGCGTGCTCGACGACACTTACATCGTGTTCACCTCCGACAACGGCTACTCCCTCGGCGAGCACCGGTTCACCGGCAAGGACGTGCTCACCGAGGAGGCGATGCAGGTCCCGCTGGTGGTGCGCGGCCCCGGCATCGCCCCGGGCAGCACGTCGGACCTGCCGGTCACGCTGGTCGACCTCCCCGTCACCTTCGCCGGGCTCACCGGGGTCGCCCCGCAGTGGCAGGTCGACGGGACCTCGCTGGTGCCGACCCTCCTCGGTGCCGAGCAGTCGTTCCGCGACACCACCCTGATCCAGACCGGCCGCAAGCTGGAGACGGGGTGGTCGCACCGCGGCGTCCGCACCGAGCGCTACCTCTATGGCACCGACGGTCGCGACGCCTTCCTCTACGACCGGCTCGTGGACCCCGACGAGATGGTCAACGTGGTCGACGACCCGCGCTACGCGGAGGTGCTGGCCGCGCTCGAGCTGCGCCGCACGCTGCTGGTCGGGTGCGCGGGCTGGACCTGCAACCAGGTCTTCGGCCCGCTCCCCGAGCCGGCGTCCTGA
- a CDS encoding DUF881 domain-containing protein: MADTRAPEQGEDTARRLPDHVTTPLLTLITARSMDEDYAHVAQKRAAAGEQPAPSSRRPHWASLAAVAVLGVGAAVVAAQTDRQAEVDELSRAALIEQVELRRDQLRGVQSQVAELAESNQALASNNTKVQAQLDDSEARIRRAELTTGYSAVHGPGVRMTVDNRPDVEINDEIRDEDLALLVNGLFEAGAEAIAVNDQRINVLGGIRNTNRAIHVNGRPVNAPYVVSAIGDPRTLQARLVQTSTGQEWFTLVNGLGFLYSAENVDDIRLPSAPERALRDVIELNADPDGATEGEASSP; encoded by the coding sequence ATGGCTGACACCCGCGCGCCCGAGCAGGGTGAGGACACCGCCCGGCGGCTCCCCGACCACGTCACGACGCCGCTGCTGACGCTCATCACCGCGCGCTCCATGGACGAGGACTACGCCCACGTCGCCCAGAAGCGGGCGGCGGCGGGGGAGCAGCCCGCTCCGTCGTCGCGGCGTCCGCACTGGGCCAGCCTCGCGGCCGTCGCGGTGCTCGGCGTCGGGGCAGCCGTGGTCGCGGCGCAGACCGACCGGCAGGCCGAGGTCGACGAGCTCAGCCGGGCCGCCCTCATCGAGCAGGTCGAGCTCCGGCGCGACCAGCTGCGCGGTGTGCAGTCCCAGGTCGCCGAGCTCGCGGAGTCCAACCAGGCGCTGGCGAGCAACAACACGAAGGTCCAGGCGCAGCTCGACGACAGCGAGGCCAGGATCCGGCGCGCCGAGCTCACCACCGGCTACTCCGCGGTGCACGGGCCCGGGGTGCGGATGACCGTCGACAACCGGCCCGACGTCGAGATCAACGACGAGATCCGCGACGAGGACCTCGCCCTGCTCGTCAACGGGCTCTTCGAGGCCGGTGCCGAGGCGATCGCCGTCAACGACCAGCGGATCAACGTCCTCGGCGGCATCCGCAACACCAACCGCGCCATCCACGTCAACGGTCGCCCGGTCAACGCCCCCTACGTCGTCTCGGCGATCGGCGACCCCCGGACGCTGCAGGCCAGGCTGGTGCAGACCAGCACCGGCCAGGAGTGGTTCACGCTGGTCAACGGTCTCGGCTTCCTTTACTCGGCGGAGAATGTGGACGACATCCGGCTGCCGTCTGCGCCCGAGCGGGCGCTGCGTGATGTGATCGAGCTCAACGCCGATCCGGACGGCGCGACGGAAGGGGAGGCGAGCTCGCCGTGA
- a CDS encoding CNNM domain-containing protein, with amino-acid sequence MTPLVLLLVSLALVAACGLFVAAEFSFVTVDRPSVERAAASGDEGARGVQLALRSLSTQLSGAQVGITVTNLAIGFLAEPAISDLIDGPLAAAGVPDGAVSPLSLALGLVLGTVVTMIFGEMVPKNIAIARPLETARATQGFMRGFTALTARPIKVLNGSANAIVRRLGIEPQEELRSARSAQELASLVQRSADQGTLDADTAELVERSVEFGTRTAGEIMTPRVRTTTVEEGDRVSAVVELARQTGHSRFPVLDAEDTVVGTVHVKHAVAVPVHERATTRIKHVMVRPVVVPDSLRLDPLLALLRQDGFQMAVVLDEYGGHAGIVTLEDVVEEIVGDISDEHDRLGARIRQRRDGSWTLSGLLRPDEVEDATDIELPDHEDYDTVAGLVMRGLGKIPEPGDRIEVPVPDRSDPRELRERLVTLTVERMEGLRIDRLDLRAVSPEPGEGAGREQ; translated from the coding sequence GTGACCCCGTTGGTGCTCCTCCTCGTCTCGCTGGCGCTCGTCGCCGCGTGCGGGCTCTTCGTCGCCGCCGAGTTCTCCTTCGTCACCGTCGACCGGCCGAGCGTCGAGCGCGCCGCCGCCTCCGGTGACGAGGGCGCGCGCGGCGTACAGCTCGCTCTGCGCTCGCTGTCGACCCAGCTCTCGGGCGCGCAGGTCGGCATCACGGTCACCAACCTGGCCATCGGGTTCCTCGCCGAGCCGGCCATCTCCGACCTCATCGACGGTCCGCTCGCGGCCGCCGGGGTGCCGGACGGCGCGGTGTCGCCGCTGTCCCTCGCGCTGGGCCTGGTCCTCGGCACCGTCGTGACGATGATCTTCGGCGAGATGGTGCCCAAGAACATCGCCATCGCCCGGCCGCTGGAGACCGCCCGCGCGACCCAGGGGTTCATGCGCGGCTTCACCGCCCTCACCGCGCGACCCATCAAGGTGCTCAACGGCTCGGCCAACGCGATCGTGCGGCGCCTGGGCATCGAGCCGCAGGAGGAGCTCCGGTCCGCCCGCAGCGCGCAGGAGCTCGCCTCCCTCGTGCAGCGCTCGGCCGACCAGGGCACCCTCGACGCCGACACCGCCGAGCTCGTCGAGCGGTCGGTCGAGTTCGGCACCCGCACCGCCGGCGAGATCATGACCCCGCGCGTGCGCACCACGACGGTCGAGGAGGGCGACCGGGTCTCCGCCGTCGTCGAGCTGGCCCGCCAGACCGGCCACTCCCGCTTCCCGGTGCTCGACGCCGAGGACACCGTCGTCGGCACGGTCCACGTCAAGCACGCCGTCGCGGTGCCGGTGCACGAGCGGGCCACGACCCGGATCAAGCACGTCATGGTCCGGCCGGTCGTCGTGCCCGACAGCCTGCGCCTCGACCCGCTCCTCGCGCTGCTGCGCCAGGACGGCTTCCAGATGGCCGTCGTCCTCGACGAGTACGGCGGGCACGCCGGCATCGTGACCCTCGAGGACGTCGTGGAGGAGATCGTCGGTGACATCTCCGACGAGCACGACCGCCTCGGCGCGCGGATCCGCCAGCGGCGCGACGGCAGCTGGACGCTGTCGGGCCTGCTGCGTCCCGACGAGGTGGAGGACGCCACCGACATCGAGCTGCCCGACCACGAGGACTACGACACCGTCGCCGGGCTGGTGATGCGCGGGCTCGGCAAGATCCCCGAGCCCGGCGACCGGATCGAGGTCCCGGTGCCCGACCGCAGCGACCCGCGCGAGCTGCGCGAGCGCCTGGTCACCCTCACCGTGGAGCGGATGGAGGGTCTGCGGATCGACCGGCTCGACCTGCGCGCCGTCTCCCCCGAGCCGGGGGAGGGGGCCGGCCGTGAACAGTGA
- a CDS encoding DUF1290 domain-containing protein: MIAALGLLFGIVAGLVFAPDVPLSLQNYLPIAVVAALDAVFGGLRAYLDGIFDDKVFVVSFVSNVVIAAAIVYLGDQLGVGAQLTTGVVVVLGIRIFSNVAAIRRHVFHA; encoded by the coding sequence GTGATCGCTGCACTCGGGCTGCTGTTCGGCATCGTCGCCGGCCTCGTCTTCGCCCCCGACGTCCCGCTCAGCCTGCAGAACTACCTGCCCATCGCCGTGGTGGCCGCGCTCGACGCCGTCTTCGGCGGGCTCCGGGCCTACCTCGACGGCATCTTCGACGACAAGGTCTTCGTCGTCTCGTTCGTCAGCAACGTGGTGATCGCCGCGGCGATCGTCTACCTCGGCGACCAGCTCGGGGTCGGCGCACAGCTGACCACGGGCGTGGTGGTCGTCCTCGGCATCCGGATCTTCTCCAACGTCGCAGCGATCCGCAGGCACGTCTTCCATGCCTGA